A window of Deltaproteobacteria bacterium contains these coding sequences:
- the menA gene encoding 1,4-dihydroxy-2-naphthoate octaprenyltransferase, with product MNVYLQALRLPFLTGSLMPVLAGGALAYWAEKTGDLLMLGLTLLGVGTLHLGANLLNDYFDAQGSDPINLKLTPFSGGSRVIQNQQFSAGTIKNMALACFVLAVVAGLTLIYLGRPLVAVLGLLGLLGGYGYSARPVQLMSRGLGELDIFLVFGPLITWGTYYVMVGKLKVMAFMAGIPFGFLIAAVIWINQFPDFEADREVGKYHLVARLGLSTSRWVYAGLMLAPFFSLPLLVEVYRLPDLLFAALLPLPLAVRAIGLLCRHYHTYQEIIPAQSLTIQTHFLFGLTMTLALVYAACFR from the coding sequence ATGAATGTTTATCTGCAAGCCCTGCGGCTGCCGTTTCTGACCGGCTCCCTGATGCCGGTGCTGGCCGGGGGGGCCTTGGCCTATTGGGCCGAAAAGACCGGGGATTTGCTTATGCTCGGGCTGACTCTGCTGGGAGTGGGGACGCTGCATCTGGGAGCCAACCTGCTCAACGATTATTTTGACGCCCAGGGTAGCGATCCGATCAATCTCAAACTGACCCCGTTTAGCGGCGGCAGCCGGGTTATCCAGAACCAGCAATTTTCAGCAGGCACCATCAAAAACATGGCTTTGGCTTGCTTTGTCCTGGCCGTGGTCGCGGGATTAACCTTGATCTATTTAGGCCGACCGCTGGTGGCAGTGCTGGGGCTGCTGGGGTTGCTGGGGGGATATGGTTATTCGGCCCGACCGGTACAACTCATGAGCCGGGGGCTGGGGGAATTAGACATCTTTTTAGTGTTCGGACCGCTTATTACCTGGGGAACTTATTATGTCATGGTCGGCAAATTAAAAGTAATGGCCTTTATGGCCGGCATTCCCTTCGGGTTCCTGATCGCTGCGGTCATTTGGATAAATCAATTCCCGGATTTTGAGGCGGATCGAGAGGTGGGCAAATATCATCTGGTGGCCCGGCTCGGCCTGTCAACCTCCCGGTGGGTTTATGCCGGGCTGATGTTGGCCCCGTTTTTCTCTCTGCCCCTTCTGGTAGAGGTTTATAGGTTGCCGGATCTCCTCTTTGCGGCTTTACTGCCGTTGCCGTTGGCAGTCCGGGCTATCGGTTTGCTCTGCCGCCACTACCATACCTATCAGGAGATTATTCCGGCGCAGTCCCTGACCATTCAGACCCACTTTCTCTTTGGCCTGACCATGACTCTGGCCCTGGTCTACGCAGCCTGCTTCAGATGA
- the mdh gene encoding malate dehydrogenase yields the protein MARKKITVVGAGNVGATCAHWMAERELGDIVLVDIVEGMPQGKALDLMEARPIFGFNVNIIGSNSYEETADSDLVIVTSGVARKPGMSREDLLNTNTKIVAEVTRNLAALSPQAILINVANPLDAMCYVMKKVSGFPRPRVMGMAGILDTARFRCFIAMELGIAVEEVHSVVLGGHGDDMVPLLSYTTVSGIPITHLIRRERLEALVDRTRKGGGEIVALLKTGSAYYAPAAAAAQMAEAILKDQKRVVPVSVYMEGEYGLKDIFFGVPVVLGAGGVEKVLELPMTSEEQAMLEKSAAAVTQTRDELSI from the coding sequence ATGGCACGCAAAAAGATCACCGTGGTGGGGGCTGGAAACGTCGGGGCGACCTGCGCCCATTGGATGGCCGAACGGGAGTTAGGCGATATTGTCTTAGTGGATATAGTGGAGGGCATGCCCCAAGGTAAGGCCTTAGACCTGATGGAGGCCCGTCCGATTTTTGGTTTTAATGTCAATATCATCGGTAGTAATAGTTATGAAGAGACCGCCGACTCCGATCTGGTCATCGTCACCTCGGGGGTGGCCCGCAAACCCGGGATGAGTCGGGAAGACTTGCTCAATACCAACACCAAGATTGTGGCCGAGGTTACCAGAAATTTGGCCGCGCTCTCACCCCAAGCAATCCTGATCAATGTGGCCAACCCGCTGGACGCCATGTGTTATGTGATGAAAAAGGTGAGCGGCTTTCCCCGCCCGCGGGTCATGGGTATGGCCGGCATCCTCGACACCGCCCGGTTCCGCTGTTTTATCGCCATGGAACTGGGGATCGCGGTCGAAGAAGTGCACTCCGTGGTCCTGGGCGGCCATGGCGACGACATGGTGCCGTTGTTAAGCTACACGACCGTGTCCGGCATCCCGATCACCCATCTGATCAGACGTGAACGCCTGGAGGCCCTGGTCGATCGCACCCGCAAAGGCGGCGGCGAAATTGTCGCCCTGCTCAAGACCGGCTCAGCCTATTACGCCCCGGCGGCGGCGGCGGCACAAATGGCCGAGGCCATTCTGAAAGATCAGAAACGGGTGGTTCCGGTCTCCGTCTATATGGAAGGCGAATACGGCCTTAAGGACATCTTTTTTGGGGTGCCGGTGGTGTTGGGGGCTGGAGGAGTGGAGAAGGTTCTGGAACTGCCCATGACTTCCGAAGAACAGGCCATGCTGGAAAAATCCGCAGCCGCGGTTACCCAGACCAGGGATGAGTTGAGTATCTAA
- the rplM gene encoding 50S ribosomal protein L13 — translation MKTYVGREAEAQKKWYLVDARGQVLGRLASQIAMILRGKTKPIYTPHADMGDFVVVVNAGQVRLTGKKLDSKVYYRHSGYMGGIKSITARKLLDKKPEAVLRAAVRGMLPKNSLGRRLLKKLKIYAGGEHPHQAQQPEVLTVKLVQEKRYD, via the coding sequence ATGAAGACATATGTTGGCCGTGAAGCGGAGGCTCAGAAAAAATGGTATCTGGTTGATGCCCGGGGTCAGGTGTTGGGCCGCCTGGCCAGCCAGATTGCCATGATCCTGCGTGGCAAAACCAAACCGATTTATACCCCCCATGCCGATATGGGGGATTTTGTGGTGGTAGTCAATGCCGGACAGGTCCGTTTGACTGGGAAAAAACTGGATAGTAAAGTATATTATCGGCATAGCGGTTATATGGGGGGGATCAAGTCCATTACGGCCCGCAAGCTGCTTGACAAGAAGCCTGAGGCGGTCTTAAGGGCCGCGGTGCGGGGGATGCTGCCTAAAAATAGCCTGGGCCGCCGATTGTTAAAAAAACTCAAGATCTATGCCGGTGGCGAGCATCCCCATCAGGCGCAACAACCCGAGGTTTTGACAGTAAAATTAGTCCAAGAGAAGAGATATGACTAG
- the rpsI gene encoding 30S ribosomal protein S9, whose protein sequence is MTSKVNIHATGKRKNAIARVYLRPGTGRITVNQREFTQYFPCETSRMIIQQPLELANVGSEFDIVVNVRGGGISGQAGAIKHGLSRALVELNPDFRPILKKAGFLTRDARIKERKKYGQRGARARYQYSKR, encoded by the coding sequence ATGACTAGCAAGGTCAATATTCATGCCACAGGCAAACGGAAAAATGCTATTGCCCGGGTCTACCTGCGTCCGGGAACAGGCCGAATTACTGTAAATCAACGGGAATTTACCCAATATTTTCCCTGTGAAACTTCTCGTATGATCATTCAACAGCCCCTGGAGCTGGCCAACGTCGGAAGTGAGTTCGATATCGTAGTCAACGTTCGGGGCGGCGGCATTTCCGGTCAGGCCGGGGCGATCAAACATGGCCTCAGCCGGGCTCTGGTAGAATTAAACCCTGATTTCCGACCGATCCTCAAGAAAGCCGGGTTTTTGACCCGGGACGCCCGGATCAAAGAGCGCAAGAAATATGGCCAGCGGGGAGCCCGAGCGCGCTACCAGTACTCCAAACGGTAA
- a CDS encoding N-acetyl-gamma-glutamyl-phosphate reductase, whose translation MVKVAVVGASGYTGLELVRLLARHPEVEIAAVTSREYAGQPLRTVFPALAQIVALAFTAPEPETIATQAEFIFTALPHKAAMGVIPSFIQAGCKVVDLSADFRFQDQGLYEQWYQPHSAPELLAEAVYGLPELYRPAIRTARLVGNPGCYPISVILGLAPLLKADLIDPETIIADCKSGVSGAGRGVALASLFCEVNEGFRAYKVAEHRHTPEIEQELSRVAGFPVRVTFTPHLVPMSRGILATLYAHWRHPVTDSEIYQLYQEFYQGHPFIRLCTPGELPNTVFVRGTNFCDLGFRLDSRTGRIIVLSAIDNLTRGASGQAIHNMNLMQGWPETQGLETVPWVP comes from the coding sequence ATGGTCAAGGTCGCGGTGGTGGGGGCTTCCGGATACACCGGCCTGGAACTGGTCCGGCTCCTAGCTCGCCATCCTGAGGTGGAGATCGCGGCGGTTACTTCCCGGGAATATGCCGGACAGCCGTTGCGTACCGTCTTTCCGGCCCTGGCTCAAATTGTGGCACTGGCCTTTACCGCGCCGGAGCCAGAGACCATTGCTACTCAGGCCGAATTTATATTTACCGCCCTGCCCCATAAAGCAGCTATGGGGGTGATCCCTTCCTTTATCCAGGCGGGCTGCAAAGTAGTTGATCTGAGCGCTGATTTCCGCTTTCAGGATCAGGGGCTTTACGAGCAATGGTATCAACCGCACAGCGCCCCGGAACTGCTGGCCGAAGCCGTATATGGCCTGCCCGAACTGTATCGCCCGGCCATTCGCACCGCCCGGTTAGTGGGCAATCCTGGCTGTTATCCGATCAGCGTCATTTTAGGCCTGGCCCCCCTGCTTAAAGCTGATCTTATCGACCCGGAAACCATTATCGCTGATTGTAAATCCGGAGTCAGCGGCGCCGGTCGGGGCGTTGCCTTAGCCAGCCTCTTTTGCGAAGTCAACGAGGGATTCCGGGCCTACAAAGTCGCCGAGCATCGCCATACTCCAGAAATCGAGCAGGAGTTGAGCCGGGTTGCCGGTTTTCCGGTCCGGGTCACTTTCACCCCCCATCTGGTACCGATGAGTCGCGGTATTCTGGCCACTTTGTATGCCCACTGGCGACACCCGGTCACCGATTCGGAAATTTACCAGCTGTATCAGGAGTTTTATCAGGGCCACCCCTTTATTCGACTCTGTACCCCTGGCGAGTTGCCTAACACTGTTTTTGTCAGAGGTACCAACTTCTGTGATCTGGGCTTTCGGCTTGACTCCCGCACCGGCAGAATCATCGTCTTATCGGCCATTGATAACCTGACCCGCGGAGCCTCGGGCCAGGCCATCCATAATATGAATCTGATGCAGGGATGGCCGGAAACCCAGGGACTGGAAACTGTTCCTTGGGTTCCTTAG
- the nadE gene encoding NAD(+) synthase: MAESVLVEQIAGWLQEQINKAGARGAVCGLSGGIDSAVVAALGQKALGNEFLGLIMPCHSLSHDIKDAQRVADHLRLPHETVDLSPVYDLFKSILPPGPPMADANLKPRLRMVTLYYYAAQRQALVLGTSNKSEIAVGYFTKYGDGAADLLPLADLLKTEVQALAQALGLPDWLQQKPPTAGLWPEQTDEQEMGVTYKELDRFLNETAYHLPTTVSMVAQERILALMRQSAHKRQPPPVFRKDLASLG, translated from the coding sequence ATGGCAGAATCCGTTTTAGTTGAGCAAATCGCCGGCTGGCTCCAGGAGCAGATAAACAAGGCCGGGGCCCGGGGCGCGGTCTGTGGATTGAGCGGCGGCATTGATTCCGCCGTGGTTGCCGCTCTGGGCCAAAAAGCCCTGGGTAATGAGTTTCTCGGTCTGATCATGCCCTGCCACAGCTTATCGCATGATATCAAAGACGCCCAGCGGGTGGCCGACCACCTGCGATTGCCCCATGAGACCGTAGATTTAAGTCCGGTATATGATCTTTTCAAGTCCATCCTGCCTCCGGGTCCGCCGATGGCTGATGCCAACCTTAAGCCCCGGCTCCGCATGGTCACCCTGTATTATTATGCCGCCCAACGCCAGGCCCTGGTGTTGGGCACCAGCAATAAAAGCGAAATCGCCGTGGGTTATTTTACTAAATACGGGGATGGCGCTGCGGATCTATTGCCCCTGGCCGATCTGCTCAAGACCGAAGTCCAGGCTTTGGCCCAGGCCTTAGGGCTCCCGGACTGGCTACAACAGAAACCGCCGACCGCCGGGCTGTGGCCTGAACAGACTGATGAACAAGAGATGGGGGTAACCTACAAAGAGTTGGATCGCTTTCTGAACGAGACCGCTTACCACCTGCCCACCACGGTTAGTATGGTGGCCCAGGAACGCATCTTAGCCCTGATGCGTCAATCGGCCCACAAACGGCAGCCCCCGCCGGTATTCCGCAAAGACCTTGCCAGCCTGGGATGA
- a CDS encoding HIT domain-containing protein — protein MKVLWAPWRMEYILGEDKPQECIFCPQPNEDLKSRLVLFSGRLTRVMMNKYPYINGHLLVSPLRHVAGLEDLTEAELLDLMLKVRQSLAILKQVMNPDGFNVGLNLGQVAGAGVESHLHFHIVPRWLGDTNYIPVFAEVRVIPEHFLQTYAKLTPHFQALKDGD, from the coding sequence ATGAAAGTACTGTGGGCCCCGTGGCGGATGGAATATATCCTGGGGGAGGATAAACCCCAGGAATGTATTTTCTGTCCCCAGCCTAACGAAGATCTGAAATCCCGCCTGGTGCTGTTCAGCGGCCGCCTGACCCGGGTGATGATGAATAAATATCCTTATATTAACGGCCATCTGCTGGTCTCACCTTTACGCCATGTGGCCGGTCTCGAAGATCTGACCGAGGCCGAGCTTTTGGATCTGATGCTTAAGGTGCGTCAATCCCTGGCCATTCTCAAGCAAGTAATGAACCCCGACGGGTTTAATGTCGGGCTCAATCTCGGCCAGGTGGCTGGGGCTGGGGTCGAAAGCCACCTGCATTTTCACATTGTCCCCCGCTGGCTGGGAGACACCAATTATATCCCGGTATTTGCCGAGGTTCGGGTTATCCCTGAACACTTCCTCCAAACCTATGCAAAGTTGACTCCGCATTTCCAGGCCTTAAAGGACGGAGACTAG
- a CDS encoding LapA family protein, with amino-acid sequence MRPLKMIFVMLLFILAIVFIKQNLATLEHEVRLHFNIYFHTFESMPIPLWLLLLFTCFIGALTVSLFSFFEWIKHRQTIRQLQHNLEIVTSELRTAKSQTSSPDLAVAAEPEERKSQPGPA; translated from the coding sequence ATGCGCCCCTTAAAAATGATCTTTGTTATGTTGTTGTTCATCTTAGCCATTGTGTTCATCAAACAGAATTTGGCCACTTTGGAACACGAGGTCAGGCTGCATTTTAATATTTACTTCCATACCTTTGAAAGTATGCCGATTCCTCTCTGGCTCCTGCTGTTGTTTACCTGTTTTATTGGAGCGTTGACCGTAAGCCTGTTTTCATTTTTCGAATGGATCAAACATCGCCAAACTATCCGCCAACTGCAACATAATCTGGAAATCGTCACCAGCGAGCTTAGAACGGCAAAATCCCAGACATCCAGTCCAGATCTAGCAGTGGCCGCCGAGCCTGAGGAAAGGAAATCCCAGCCGGGTCCCGCCTGA